In Phlebotomus papatasi isolate M1 chromosome 1, Ppap_2.1, whole genome shotgun sequence, the following proteins share a genomic window:
- the LOC129798217 gene encoding probable cytochrome P450 6a14, producing MLTSVILSVLFVLISWVFVHRKYSFWKRIGVLGPIPEFPFGSLRGVGTQYHSSEIIDKLYYGFKDRTPIVGIYFFLKPVALVLDLDVAHDILVKNFKTFPDHGLFYYNERDDPLTAHLFALEGEKWRQIRKKVGPAFTSAKISTMFPLMRHVAKQLEVSLAAFEGAEVDAVEFASRFTTDLIGSCAFGIDCNSLNEKDNVFFRMGRRILTEMKTLELIRFLLCSTYVNIARFLRVKVVVPEAREFYMGILRETMKHREMTGTVRRDLIDMMMQIGKNGKLEESTEEVGTMTFNEIAAQVFGFFIANFETSALTITACLFELSLQPQLQELAHEEILSTVSEDELTYESLMGMKYLTQILNETVRKYPVVHLLQRQSVADYRIPGTDVTIPAGTLFYIPLWSFQNDSAFFPQPSAFDPSRFSPENILDIPARAYMPFGDGPRYCIGRKLGQVQTLLAIATLLRRYKFTPCPRTPKVIRPNPKSVFINTTGVWLKVERR from the exons GTCCTATTCCTGAATTTCCATTTGGGAGTTTACGTGGGGTAGGGACTCAGTATCACTCATCAGAAATAATAGACAAGCTGTACTATGGCTTCAAGGATCGGACACCCATTGTGGGAATTTACTTCTTCTTGAAACCCGTGGCTCTTGTGTTAGACCTGGATGTAGCTCATGATATCCTCGtgaagaatttcaagaccttcccAGATCATGGACTTTTCTACTACAACGAACGAGATGATCCCCTAACAGCCCATCTTTTCGCCTTGGAAGGTGAAAAATGGCGTCAGATTCGCAAAAAGGTTGGACCAGCCTTTACCAGTGCCAAGATCAGTACAATGTTTCCACTTATGAGGCACGTAGCTAAACAATTGGAGGTATCACTTGCAGCATTTGAAGGTGCAGAGGTTGATGCTGTAGAATTTGCCTCAAGATTCACGACAGATTTAATTGGGAGCTGTGCCTTTGGGATTGACTGCAATAGCTTGAATGAGAAGGATAATGTATTCTTTCGCATGGGTCGTCGAATTCTCACGGAGATGAAAACACTGGAATTGATTAGATTCCTCCTCTGCAGCACCTACGTCAACATCGCGAGATTCCTGCGGGTAAAAGTTGTCGTTCCCGAGGCGAGAGAATTCTACATGGGTATTCTACGTGAGACAATGAAGCATCGTGAAATGACTGGTACTGTGAGAAGGGATCTCATTGACATGATGATGCAGATTGGGAAGAACGGGAAGTTGGAGGAGTCAACTGAAGAAGTGGGAACGATgacttttaatgaaattgccGCTCAAGTCTTTGGCTTCTTCATTGCAAACTTCGAGACTTCGGCACTCACAATCACAGCGTGTCTCTTTGAATTGTCCCTCCAACCACAACTTCAGGAGCTCGCTCATGAGGAAATTCTCAGCACTGTGTCTGAGGATGAGCTCACATATGAATCTCTAATGGGAATGAAGTATCTCACACAAATTCTCAATG AAACTGTGAGAAAGTACCCAGTTGTCCATCTACTTCAGAGACAATCCGTAGCTGATTATCGGATCCCTGGTACAGATGTTACAATTCCTGCAGGAACGCTATTTTACATTCCCCTGTGGAGCTTCCAGAATGACTCAGCATTCTTTCCTCAACCTTCTGCCTTTGATCCCAGTCGATTTTCCCCGGAAAACATTTTAGACATCCCTGCTAGAGCTTACATGCCTTTTGGAGATGGCCCTAGGTACTGCATTGGTCGCAAACTTGGACAGGTGCAAACTCTCCTGGCTATTGCTACCCTTTTGCGAAGATACAAATTTACGCCATGTCCACGAACACCAAAAGTCATTCGACCTAATCCTAAATCTGTGTTCATTAACACCACAGGAGTATGGCTGAAAGTGGAACGACGGTAA